A single region of the Plantactinospora soyae genome encodes:
- a CDS encoding alpha/beta hydrolase, with protein MRVGRAVMTAAVTLTLAIGGGGAAWADPGDPDPNSPATLPDGWDLKRTASGYELSWHPEQLVRTGDAAVEFYVGDRMIGRPGATPDQRGFHLAIDGVTAQGLTDLQVRASGRRLDAVDPTVPRPAAAPPTLAAAPLPPNPVDPGLPGPYSTISGEYALPDVQLPGFAVPVEMRGYVVAPQGTSGQRPLVLILHGRHPTCYQGTAEPTTAWPCPSGWTALPSHRGYERIQQVLASQGYVTVSVSANGINAQDGAGLPPRDAGAQARSSLVRLHLGRWADWAGTARPTAPDVVRNAPVPNMSNVLLVGHSRGGEGVSRAALDSLNRPPAGQDGYPGTVRWQIRGLALIAPSIYSHNPLPDVPSVTILPSCDGDLSDLEGELYLDATRGVGRGFALHGAVYVLGANHNYFNTEWTPGLSAAKSWDDYPSPHDPVCRSVAPTRLTPVQQQNVGATYVAAAAATFVAGNDQVRPLLDGSGFRAPSADPATVFSHAVGGNRTRLIVPDASTVVSGTNGRLCEQIGAPGSPTACGNPNSPHFAAFDPVSPEAGRYAVLVTWTAPGTPAGLRPPAPVSLSGAQSVALRAVVPPGSPGTQFDVAITDSAGRRATLGTTTLDPWPGPTQTSSEWAQEVRMPLTNATSAGLNLNQIATLEVVPRAGETWARIWLIDAWGWRPGTPAPQPVARPRLDLGERTVSEGNSGTVTYQVPAQVSGTGTGQVRVFVVDPVTGVATASVVTVPSGSTSIAIPIAVTGNTQPGDGRTYLVAVKSVQGVSVGDAYGQLTVQDDDA; from the coding sequence ATGCGCGTCGGCAGAGCCGTGATGACGGCTGCGGTAACACTCACCTTGGCGATCGGCGGCGGTGGTGCGGCCTGGGCGGATCCCGGTGACCCGGACCCGAACTCCCCGGCCACGTTGCCGGACGGTTGGGACCTGAAGAGGACGGCGTCCGGGTACGAACTCAGCTGGCATCCGGAGCAGCTGGTCCGGACCGGCGACGCGGCGGTCGAGTTCTACGTCGGAGACCGGATGATCGGCCGGCCCGGGGCAACGCCGGACCAACGCGGCTTCCACCTCGCCATCGACGGCGTCACCGCCCAGGGCCTGACCGACCTGCAGGTGCGGGCCAGCGGGCGGCGCCTCGACGCGGTGGATCCGACCGTCCCCCGCCCGGCCGCCGCACCACCGACGCTCGCGGCAGCCCCACTGCCGCCCAACCCGGTCGACCCGGGCCTGCCCGGTCCATACTCGACGATCTCCGGCGAGTACGCGCTGCCCGACGTGCAGTTGCCCGGCTTCGCGGTGCCGGTGGAGATGCGCGGCTACGTCGTCGCACCGCAGGGTACGTCCGGCCAGCGCCCCCTGGTGCTGATCCTGCACGGCCGGCACCCCACCTGCTACCAGGGCACGGCCGAGCCGACCACGGCCTGGCCCTGCCCGAGCGGCTGGACGGCGCTGCCGAGCCACCGTGGGTACGAGCGGATCCAGCAGGTGCTGGCCTCGCAGGGGTACGTGACCGTGTCCGTCTCCGCCAACGGCATCAACGCGCAGGACGGCGCCGGCCTCCCGCCCCGGGACGCCGGTGCGCAGGCCCGGTCGTCACTGGTCCGGCTGCACCTGGGCCGCTGGGCGGACTGGGCCGGCACGGCCCGCCCCACCGCCCCCGACGTGGTGCGCAACGCACCGGTACCGAACATGTCCAACGTCCTGCTGGTCGGCCACTCCCGAGGTGGTGAGGGCGTCAGCCGGGCTGCCCTCGACAGCCTCAACCGGCCGCCCGCCGGTCAGGACGGATATCCGGGTACGGTGCGCTGGCAGATCCGTGGGCTGGCGCTGATCGCCCCGTCGATCTACAGCCACAACCCCCTTCCCGACGTACCGTCGGTGACCATCCTGCCGAGCTGTGACGGTGACCTGTCCGACCTGGAAGGCGAGTTGTACCTGGACGCGACCCGTGGCGTCGGCCGTGGCTTCGCCCTGCACGGCGCCGTCTACGTGCTCGGCGCCAACCACAACTACTTCAACACCGAGTGGACTCCCGGCCTGTCCGCCGCGAAGTCCTGGGACGACTACCCCAGCCCGCACGACCCGGTCTGCCGGTCGGTCGCACCCACCCGGCTGACCCCGGTCCAGCAACAGAACGTCGGTGCCACCTACGTGGCCGCGGCCGCCGCCACCTTCGTGGCCGGCAACGACCAGGTACGCCCGTTGCTGGACGGCTCGGGCTTCCGGGCACCCTCGGCGGACCCGGCGACGGTGTTCAGCCACGCGGTGGGCGGCAACCGGACGCGGCTGATCGTGCCCGACGCCTCGACCGTGGTGAGCGGCACCAACGGCCGGCTCTGCGAGCAGATCGGCGCCCCCGGCTCACCCACCGCCTGCGGCAACCCGAACTCGCCGCACTTCGCCGCGTTCGATCCGGTCAGCCCCGAGGCCGGCCGGTACGCGGTCCTGGTCACCTGGACGGCGCCGGGTACGCCGGCAGGTCTCCGGCCGCCGGCACCGGTCTCGCTCTCCGGCGCGCAGTCGGTGGCGCTGCGGGCCGTCGTACCGCCGGGCTCACCGGGGACCCAGTTCGACGTCGCGATCACGGACTCCGCAGGCCGTCGGGCCACCCTCGGCACGACCACCCTCGACCCGTGGCCCGGCCCGACCCAGACGTCGTCCGAGTGGGCCCAGGAGGTGCGGATGCCGCTGACCAACGCCACCTCGGCCGGGCTGAATCTCAACCAGATCGCGACGCTGGAGGTGGTGCCGCGCGCCGGTGAGACCTGGGCCAGGATCTGGCTGATCGACGCCTGGGGCTGGCGGCCCGGCACCCCGGCGCCGCAGCCGGTGGCGCGGCCCCGGCTCGACCTCGGCGAGCGGACGGTCTCCGAGGGCAACTCCGGAACCGTCACCTACCAGGTGCCGGCCCAGGTCTCCGGCACCGGCACCGGCCAGGTACGGGTGTTCGTCGTGGACCCCGTCACCGGGGTGGCCACGGCCAGCGTCGTGACCGTCCCGTCCGGCAGCACCAGCATCGCCATCCCGATCGCGGTGACCGGCAACACCCAGCCCGGAGACGGCCGGACGTACCTCGTGGCGGTCAAGTCGGTCCAGGGTGTGTCCGTGGGTGACGCCTACGGCCAGTTGACCGTCCAGGACGACGACGCCTGA